Part of the Sylvia atricapilla isolate bSylAtr1 unplaced genomic scaffold, bSylAtr1.pri scaffold_69_arrow_ctg1, whole genome shotgun sequence genome is shown below.
TGCGGGGCCTGGCGCTGCCCGGCCTGCTCAAGGTCAGTGTCACCGTCCCCACGtcactgtcacctcctgcccaggggtccccgtgtccccggggtgacacaggaacaggtGACACTGTCatcagtgtccccagggtgacacaggaacaggtTATTCTGtcaccagtgtccccagggtggcacAAGCCAGGTTACATTGTCACCTCCATGTccccagggtggcacagggccaggctgggctgtcaccagtgtccccagggtggcacaggaacaggttATTCTGtcaccagtgtccccagggtggcacaggccaggctgggctgtcaCTCTCTGCCCCAGCTGTCACCTCCATGTCCCCAAGGTGGcacagggccaggctgggctgtccccacctgtcccagctgtcccccctgtccctTAAGTGACACAGGAACAGGTTACCCCCATGTCCCCACGGTGGCACAGGCCAGGTTGTGCTGTCACCAATGTCCCCAAGGTGGaacagggccaggctgggctgtcaccagtgtccccagggtgacACAGGAGCAGGTTATTCTGTCACCAGGGTGGCACAGGCCAGGTTACATTGTcacccccatgtccccagggtggcacagggccAGGTGACACTGTCatcagtgtccccagggtggcacAGGACCAGGTTATTCTGTCACCAGTGTCCCCAAGGTGGaacagggccaggctgggctgtcaccagtgtccccagccccgctgTGGGGTCAAAGGTGATCCCGGAGCCGTTTCCCAAACCCAGGAATTCCCTGATCCCCCCGGGCGGCACCGTGACCCCGGGTGGGATTGGCCGGTGACCCCGGTGACCCCGGTGACCCCGGTGACCCCGTCGGTGACCCCGGTGACCCCAGTGACCCCGGTGACCCCGGTGATCCAGTTATGGGCACGATCAGGGTCTCAGGGTTTGAGGTttcaggatttggggtttggggtttcaGGATTTGGGTTTCGGGGCTTTGGGGTTTGGCGtttcagggtttggggtttcaGGGTTTCAGGTTTCGGGGTTTCAGGTTTCGGGGTTTCAGGtctcagggtttggggtttcgGGGTTCAGGGCCGGGCCTGGCACGGCGGATTAACCCCTCCCTGCCCGGCTGGGCTCAGCAGGCCACCCCATGGCCTGGGGATGGTCACCAGACCCCAATGACAGTGACAccccagtgacagtgacaccccAATGACAGTGACACCCCAATGACAATGACATCCCACTGACAATGACACCCCAATGATAGTGACACCCctgtgacagtgacaatgaCACCCCAATAACAATGACACCCCACTGACAGTAACAGTGACAccccagtgacagtgacaatgaCACCCCAATGACAGTGACACCCCAATAACTCACCCTACTGGCACTGTCAGTGACATAACAATGACACCCCAATGACAGTGACACCCCCCTAACAGTGACAATGACAccccagtgacagtgacaatgacactccagtgacagtgacaccccAGTGACAATGACAATGACaccacagtgacagtgacaccgcagtgacagtgacaatgaCACCGCAGTGACAATGATGATGACAccccagtgacagtgacaccacagtgacagtgacaccacagtgacagtgacaatgaCACCCCACTGACAGTGACAATGACACcgcagtgacagtgacaccccACTGACAGTGACATCCCACTAACAGTGACAATGACAccccagtgacagtgacaatgaCAACCCAGTGACAATGATGATGACAccccagtgacagtgacaatgaCACCCCGCTGACAGTGACACCCCAATAACAATGACAGTGTCAGAGACACCCCAGTgccagtgacagtgacaccgCAGTGACAATGATGATGACActccagtgacagtgacaccccAGTGACAATGACAATGACaccacagtgacagtgacaccccACTGACAGTGACAATGACACCACAGTGACAGTGAAAATGACACCCCAGTGACAATGACAATGACACCACGCTGACAGTGACACCCCACTGACAGTGACAATGACACCGCAGTGACAATGATGATGACAccccagtgacagtgacaccccACTGACAGTGACaccacagtgacagtgacaatgaCACCCCGCTGACAGAGTGACACACAATAACAATGACAGTGTCAGTGACAccccagtgacagtgacagtgacaccgcagtgacagtgacaccccagtgacagtgacaatgaCAGCGCAGTGACAATGACACCCCACTGACACTGACACCCcactgacagtgacagtgacaccccACTGACAGTGACATCCCACTAACAGTGACAATGACAccccagtgacagtgacaatgaACCCCAGTGACAATGATGATGACAccccagtgacagtgacaccccACTGACAGTGACACCCCACTAACAGTGACAATGACAccccagtgacagtgacaatgacaccccagtgacagtgacaatgaCACCCCACTGACAGTGACAATGACACCCCACTGACAGTGACACTCCAATGACAGTGACAATGACACTCCAATGACAGTGACAATGACACCGCAGTGACAATGACACCCCACTGACAGTGACACCCcactgacagtgacagtgacaccgCAGTGACAATGACAccccagtgacagtgacaccccagtgacagtgacaatgaCACCCCACTGACAGTGACCCCCAGTgccagtgacagtgacaccgCAGTgccagtgacagtgacaccgCAGTGCCAGTGTCACAGTCCTAACCCCCCCTGTCCCAGGCCTCCCCCACGCCCCCTCTCCGTCTCCCTCTTCCTGCTGGTGTTCGACTTCGACGAGACGCTGGTGGACGAGAACAGCGACGACTCGGTCCTTCGTGGCCGGGCGCTGCCCGAGTCCCTGCGCCGCCACGacccccgccgccggcccctACAACCGCCACATGCAGCGggccctgcctggctgggcCAGCAGGGCGTCACCCCGGCCAGCTCCGCGCCGTCTACGGACCCTGCCGCtgtcccccggtgtccccgaGCTCCTGCGCTTCCTCTCCGAGCACCGGCAGCTCTTCGAGCTGGTTCTCATCTCCGACGCCAACGTCTTCGGCGTCGAGGCCAAGCTCGGGCTGCCGGAGCTCGGGGTTTGTTCAGGAAGGTCTTCAGCAACCCGGCGGGCGTGGATGGCCGCGGGTTCCTCACGCTGGGGCCGTACCACAGCCACCAGTGTCCCCGGTCCCGGCCAACATGTGCAAGAGGAAAATCCTCGGCGAGTACCTGCAGGAGAGGGCCGCCGAGGACGTGGAGTTCCAGAGGGTTTTTTACGTCGGCGACGGAGCCAATGATTTCTGCCCCGCCGGCATCCTGAGGGCGGCCGACGTGGCTTTTCCAGGAAGGGTTATCCCATGACAGGTTGATCCAGGAGGAGAAGCCCGGGTGTTCCAGGCCGCCGTGGTGCCCTGGGAGTCGGCGGTGGAGGTGCTCAGGtacctgcaggagctgctcggGAGGATGCTGAGAGGAGGAGACGCCgagggaaggagaagctgcGGCTCCGAGGGTCTCAGCGGCCGCTCCTCGCTCCTGGGAtctcctcctgcccatcccatTGCTCCCAGTCCCATCCCGCCGGGAATGGAGCgctctgtgcagccctggagctgcagccacgGAGCCAACCGGGATCTCCTGGTGGGATCTCCTGGTGGGATCTCCCAATGGGATTTCCCAGTGGGATTCCCGGTGGAATCTCCTCATGGGATCTCCCAGGGATCTCTCAGTGGGATTTCCCAGTGGGATTCTTGTTGTTGCTTCCTTTCCCTTTGGCCTCCAAAGAGAATTCCTAAAACTCCCGGAgctcccctgtgctgtggcGGTGTGTCCTcgttcctgccctggctgcccaggggatccctcctcctccctgatCCCACTGGGAATgaattccagctggaaatccatccctgctcctcctcccagTCCTGATCCCACTGGGAATTCCAACTGGGAAATCcaccctcctccttctcccagtcctgatcccactgggaattccggcagggaaataaatcccttcctcctcccagtcctgatcccactgggaattctggctgggaattccattcctgctcctcctcccatTCCTGATCCCACTGGGAATTCTggctgggaattccattcctgctcctcaggCTCCTTCCCCCTTTCTGGGAATTCCCACGGGGAATTCCATCCTGTATCTGGCTCTTTCCCCCATTCTGATCCCACCGGGAATTCCACCTCAGAGGTGCCAAAATCCCCCGGGG
Proteins encoded:
- the PHOSPHO1 gene encoding LOW QUALITY PROTEIN: phosphoethanolamine/phosphocholine phosphatase (The sequence of the model RefSeq protein was modified relative to this genomic sequence to represent the inferred CDS: inserted 2 bases in 2 codons; deleted 1 base in 1 codon; substituted 1 base at 1 genomic stop codon) produces the protein MTPQPPPRPLSVSLFLLVFDFDETLVDENSDDSVLRGRALPESLRATTPAAGPYNRHMQRALPGWASRASPRPAPRRLRTLPLSPGVPELLRFLSEHRQLFELVLISDANVFGVEAKXRAAGARGLFRKVFSNPAGVDGRGFLTLGPYHSHQCPRXPANMCKRKILGEYLQERAAEDVEFQRVFYVGDGANDFCPAGILRAADVAFPGRVIPXQVDPGGEARVFQAAVVPWESAVEVLRYLQELLGRMLRGGDAEGRRSCGSEGLSGRSSLLGSPPAHPIAPSPIPPGMERSVQPWSCSHGANRDLLVGSPGPGWLFPDFSRSLTDPEGGPASPSPKNPKKPQNHPKKPRGK